The window TGGAAAGATGACAGGCACGCAGGCACAGATCTGCGACCGGGGGGGACAACAACAATGATCCGGCTAGAAAAGAGACCACAGCCCTCGCGGGTCTGGTCGATGGCGACGCCGCTGGTGGCGGTGCTGGCGACCATGATCGCGGGCGGGCTTTTGTTTGCGGCCCTTGGCAAGAACCCGGTTGAGGCGATCCGCACCATTTTCTGGGATCCGCTGTTTGGCGAATTTGCTTTTTACTACCGCCCGCAGCTGTTGGTGAAGGGCGCGCCACTGGTGCTGATCGCCATCGGCCTGTCCTTGGGCTTTCGCGCGGGTATCTGGAACATCGGCGCCGAGGGCCAGTATATCATGGGCGCCATCTGTGGCGCCGGGGCTGGCCTTGCCCTTTACCCTACAGACTCGGCACTGATCTTTCCCTTGATGGTGGTGGCAGGCGCGCTGGGGGGCTGGGCCTGGGCGATGATCCCCGCAGTGCTGAAAACGCGCTTTGGCACCAATGAGATCCTGGTCTCGCTGATGCTGGTCTATGTGGCCGAGCAGTTTCTCGCCTCGGTCTCGCTGGGATTGCTGAAAAACCCCGAGGGCTTTGGCTTTCCCGGCTCGCGCAACCTGCAATCCTGGGACAGCGCCCATAACGCCGAGCTGATCACGGGCACCGGCATGCACTGGGGTGTTGTGGCGGCGCTGATCGCGGTGATCTTTGCCTATGTGCTGCTCAACCGTCACATGCTGGGTTATCACATCCGCCTGACTGGCGAGGCGCCACGTGCCGCGCGTTTTGCGGGCGTGAACCCCACCCGGCTGGTGCTGTTCTGCCTTGGCACCTCTGGCGCGCTGGCGGGTCTTGCGGGGCTGTTTGAGGTCTCCGGTCCCTCTGGCCAGATCTCCATCGATTTCAACGTGGGCTACGGGTTTACCGCCATTATCGTTGCCTTCCTGGGCCGGTTGCACCCTGTCGGCATCCTGCTGGCGGGTGGTCTGATGGCGCTGACATATATCGGCGGCGATATCGCCCAGTCCAACATGGGCCTGCCTTCGGCGGCGATCCAGGTGTTTCAGGGGATGCTGTTGTTCTTCCTTCTGGCGCTGGATCTCCTGACCAATTTCCGCATTGCGCTCAGCAAACCCGAGGTGGTGTGACATGGATCTTTCTGCAATCAACCCGGTCCTGCTCATCGCCTCGCTGATGGTGGCGGCCACACCGATCCTGATCGCTGCCATTGGCGAACTGGTGGTGGAGAAATCAGGCGTTCTGAACCTTGGCGTCGAAGGCATGATGATCACCGGCGCCATCGCAGGCTTTGCCACCGCGGTGGAGACCGGCTCGCCCCTGATCGGGTTCCTTGCCGCCGCTGTTGCCGGGGCAGCGCTGTCGGTTCTGTTTGGCTTTCTGACCCTTGTGGCGCAGGCCAATCAGGTGGCCTCCGGTCTGGCGCTGACGCTGTTCGGCCTCGGCCTGTCGGCGCTGATGGGGCAATCCTACGTCGGTGTGAAACCGCCACAGATGAGCGACATCCACATCCCCGTCCTGAGCGACCTGCCGGTGATTGGCCCGATCCTCTTTGGCCATGACATCATCCTCTATTTCGGCATCGCGCTGACCGCCGCAGTCTGGGCGCTGCTGAAATTCTCTCGCGCCGGACTGGTGCTGCGTGCGGTGGGGGAAAACCACGATGCTGCCCATGCGCTGGGGTATAAGGTGATCCGCATCCGCCTGATGGCGATCATGTTCGGTGGCGCCTGTGCCGGTATCGGCGGGGCCTACATCAGCCTTATCCGGGTGCCGCAATGGACCGAAGGCATGACCGCGGGCGTGGGCTGGATTGCGCTGGCGCTGGTGGTCTTTGCCAGCTGGAAACCCTGGCGCGCACTCCTTGGTGCCTATCTTTTTGGCGGCGTCACCGTGGTGCAGCTCAATCTGCAAGCGGCAGGCGTTGCCATCCCGGTGGAGTATCTGGCAATGTCGCCCTACGTGATCACAATTATCGTGCTTGTCATTCTTTCGGCGGACAAAAGCAGCGCACCTGCCGCCCTTGGCCGCAACTTCCACGCCTCCCGCTGACGGGGGGCTTTTCACTGCCCCGCTGTCGGGGCCAATAGATGCAACTGGGGAGAACCTGATGAAACTGACCAACCTTCTGACCAGCGCCGCCGTGGCGCTTGGCCTGGCCACCGGTGCGGCCTTGGCCGAGGACAAGACCAAAGTGGGCTTTGTCTATGTCGGCCCTGTCGGTGACGGTGGCTGGACCTATGAACACGATCAGGGCCGCAAGGCCGTGGTTGCGGAATTCGGCGACAAGGTCGAAACCGTCTATGTCGAGAACGTCGCAGAAGGCCCCGATGCCGAGCGCGTGATGACCCAGATGGCGCTGGAAGGTGCGGATCTCATCTTCACCACCTCCTTTGGCTACATGGATCCCACCATCAACGTCGCCAAGAAATTCCCGAACGTGAAGTTCGAGCACGCCACCGGCTACAAGCGCGCCGACAACGTCTCGACCTACTCCGCCCGCTTCTACGAGGGGCGCGCGGTTCAGGGCCACATTGCCGGCCATATGACGGAGTCGAACATCATCGGCTACATCGGCTCCTACCCGATCCCCGAAGTGATCCGCGGCATCAACTCGGCCTATCTGCACGCCAAGAAGGTGAACCCTGACGTCCAGTTCAAGATCGTCTGGGCCTTCACCTGGTTTGATCCCGCAAAAGAGGCTGATGCCGCCAAGGTGCTGATCGAACAGGGGGCTGACGTGATCCTGCAGCACACCGATTCCACCGCACCGCAGGCCGCCGCACAGGCCGCAGGCAATGTGATCACCTTTGGTCAGGCGTCTGATATGGCCGAATACGGGCCCAAGCCGCGCGTCTCCTCGATCATCGACAATTGGGCACCCTATTACATCGCCCGCACCAAGGCCGTGATCGACGGCACCTGGACAAGCAGCGACACCTGGGACGGTATTGGCGCCGGCATGGTTGGCATCGGTGAAATCTCCGATGCGGTTCCCGCTGATGTGAAAGCCTCCGCACTGGAGCTGAAAGCCGCGCTGGCCGATGGCTCCTACCACGCCTTCACCGGCCCGATCAAAAAGCAGGACGGCTCCGACTGGCTGGCCGAAGGCGAGACCGCCGATGACGGCACCCTGGCCGGCATGAACTTCTACGTCGAAGGCCTGGAAGGCGACATTCCGCAATAAGCGGCCACCGCCTTCAGATGACCCGCAGCAGAAAGGCCCGCCAGTCCGGCGGGCCTTTTTCATAGCGGCCGTCGCTGTTCCTCTCGCGCGACCGCAGGGCAAATGCCGCCGTCTAGATGCTGCCCGCCGTTTCAATGACAAGCGCCCGCACCGGCCCGTCGGGATGCGCCACATGTTCATCGCCGCTCTCGGCATGAAAGATGTCACCCGGCAGCAGGCGCAGGATACGCTCGGCCCCGTCGATGCGAACATGCATGTCGACCTCACCGTCCAGCACGACAAAGACCTCAGGGCCATCGTTGACATGCCATTTATACGGCGCGTCGGTCCAATGCAGCCGCACGGTTGCATCGCTTATGCGTTCGATATCCAGCGCGTCCCAGGCCTTTTCGCCCGTAAACGCCGTTGCGGTGATCTTCTTCATGCCCTACCCCCGGCTGCTGTGGTTGATGTGGTTCATCTCAACTGCGATGTTACGGCTGCGGCAACGGATCGGATACTTGCGGTCCGACGTGATCAGCCTGCCAATCGGGGAATTCAACGTGGATCGGACGGACAAACGGATATTGGCGGTTCTGGAACGGAACGCCCGCACCAGCGCTGCCGAAATCGGGCGCCAGATCGGCCTGTCCCGGACCGCGGTTCAGGACAGGCTGTCGAAGCTTGAGACACGTGGCGTGATCAGCGGATATCGGGTTCAGCTATCGGAGCCTCAGGACGACCTGATCCGGGCGGTCCTCTTCGTCAGAATTGCGGTCCGCCCATGCACCGATGCGCTGACCTGGATGGCCTCGCTCGAGGGCGTGCAGGAGGTGCTGTCTCTGTCCGGTGAGATCGACGCCATCGTCAGATGTGCCGTGCCGGATGTCGCCGCGCTGACGGCGCTCAATGACAGGATCGGGGCCAGCGACTGGATTGCCGGTTCGAATTCGAACGTGGTGCTGCGCACCCTCCGATAACCCCGCGCAGATGCCGGCCGCAGATCTCGGGTCCGCTCCCGCGTCCGTTCATGGGCCGAACCTCAAAGCGCGCGCGGCCCTGCCCGTCATCTTTCCATAAATACTCAAACCGCACCGGCAGCGGCGCTGCCCCTCAGTCGCGGCGGAACACCCGCAGCGCCAGGAGCACGCGGGAGGTGGCGGTCACCAGACAGAGCGCGCCAAACACCCAGGCCATCGGTGCAAACCACGCAGGCAGCAGGCACAAGAGCACGAAAAAACCGATCGTCTCCGCCCCCTCCAGCAGACCGCCGGTGAAATAAAGCGTTTTGACCCCGCGCGCCGTGCTTGTCATCTTGTGTTTCTCCGCCAGCACCGCATAGCCGAGGAAACTGGTGCCATTCACATAGAAGGTCATCAGCAAGAACGCCCCGGCCACGCCATTCTGCACAGGATCCGCCAGCACAAAAGCAAGGGGGACCGCACCGTAGAACAGGAAATCGCAGGTGATATCGAGATAGCCGCCAAAATCGCTTGGCTCGCTGGCGCGTGCCACCGCGCCGTCCAGACCATCGGCCAGCCGCGACAGAAGCAGCGGCAGCAGCGCCAGCGCAAAGAGCGAACAGGCGATCATCCCGGCCGCCAGCAGCCCCAGCGCCAGCCCAAGAAGCGTCACCTGATTGGCACTGATGCCCGCGCGCGCGATGACCTGCCCCTGGGCATTCAGCATCGGGTCGATCAGCGGGCGAATTTTTGAATCGAACATACTCTCCCCTACCCTGCGCACCGGGGCTTTGCCACTCACGATTATGATAGGGCAGAGCCGGTGTCTCGCGCAGATCTCTTTATGCCCCGCGCCGATATTTTGCGCTTTTGATTGCCGCAGATGCGTGCCACCCTCCGCCGCATGAGCACCGAACTGATCAGCCTCGACGGCACCCCCGCAAGCCCCCTTGCCTTTGGCACCATGCAATTTGGCGGCCGCGCCGATGCTGCCCAGTCGGCCGAAATGTACCAGGCCTGCCGCGCTGCGGGGGTGACCCATTTCGACACCGCCTGGGTCTATACCGAGGGCCGTAGCGAGGCGCTGCTGGGCCAGCTGATCCGGGAAGACCGTGACAGCCTGCTGATCGCCACCAAGGTCGCCTATACCGGCGGCGCAGGCCCTGACAATATCCGGCGCCAGCTCGATCAGTCGCGCGCGCGTCTGGGGCAGGACATGGTCGATATCCTCTACCTGCACCGCTACGACGAAGAGACGGACCTGCGCGAGACCCTTGCCTGTCTCGCCGAGCTGCGCGACGCCGGGCAGATCCGCTATCTGGGGCTGTCGAACTTTGCCGCCTGGCAGGTGATGAAGGCGATCATGATCGGGCAGGAATTCGACCTGAGGCCCGCCATCCTGCAACCGATGTATTCGCTGCTGAAGCGTCAGGTCGAGGTGGAGATCCTGCCGATGTGCGCTGATCAGGGCCTGCATGTGGCCCCCTATTCGCCCCTGGGCGGCGGGATGCTGACGGGCAAATACAGCAGTGCCCAGCAGGCGGGCCACAGCCGGGGGCGGCTGGACGAGGATCCGCGTTACGCCGAACGCTATGGTCAGCCCTGGATGCAGGAGAGCGCCCGTGCCCTGGCCGATCTTGCCGCCGAACTGGAGGTTGATCCGGCCAGCCTCGCCGTGGCCTGGGCCGCCGCCTATGGGCGCAATGTGACCCCCATTATCTCGGCCCGGTCACTCGCACAGCTGCGCCCGTCGCTGGCGGCGCTGGAGATCGAGATGACGCCGGACCTCTACGCCCGCATGTCGGCGCTGTCACCGCGTCCGGCGCCCGCAACAGACCGGCTGGAGGAACAGCAATGACAGCGGTCGACTATCTGATCATCGGCGGCGGGCTTGCCGGTCTGAGCGCCGCCGCCGCCCTTGCGCCACGGGGGCGTGTTCTGGTGCTGGAGCGGGAAGAGGCGCTTGGCTATCACTCCTCCGGGCGCTCTGCGGCGATGTTTGAGGCCAATTACGGCCCCGCGCCGGTACAGGCGCTGAGCCGGGCCAGTGAGGCCCACCACCGCGCCCATGGCTGTCTCAACCCGCGCGGGCTGCTGCTGGTCGGGCGCGCCGATCAGGCCGCGCGTTTCGAGGCCGATTGCGCCGAGCTGGATCTGACGCAGATTTCGGTTGCGGCGGTCTGCCAGATGGTGCCGGTGCTTGATCCCGAGCAGGTCAAATTTGCGGCCAGCCATGATGCGGCGCAGGATCTGGATGCGGACCTGTTGTTGCAGGGCTTTGCCAGAGAGCTGCGCGCCCATGGGGGTGACATCCGCACCCGCGCCGCTGTCACCGGTCTGGACCGCAGCACCGCGGGCTGGCAGGTGAGCTGCGGTGACGATGTGATCACCGCCACAACGATTATCAATGCGGCCGGGGCCTGGGCGGATGAGCTGGCGCAGATGGCCGGGATCGCGCCCATCGGATTGCAACCCAAGCGCCGCTCCATGGCGCGGCTGCCCGCGCCCGGTGGCCACGATGTCACCACCTGGCCAATGATCATGGGCGTCGGTGAGAGCTGGTATGCCAAACCCGATGCCGGCAAGCTGCTGGTCTCGCCCGCTGACGCCGATCCGGTGCCGCCGCAGGATGCCTATGCCGATGACATGGTGCTTGCCGAGGGGCTGGCCCGCTATGAGGAGATGGTGACAACCCCGGTCACCCGAGTTGAGCACAACTGGGCCGGCCTGCGCAGTTTTGTAGCCGATGGCGTGCCGGTGCTGGGGCCGGATCCGGCGGTGGCCAGTTTTGTCTGGTGTGCAGGTCAGGGCGGCTATGGCGTGCAGAGCTCCCCCGCCGCCGGGCGGCTGATTGCCGATCTGGTCACCGGGCAGACACCGGACATCGACGCCACGAACGTGGCCGCGCTCAGCCCGGAAAGGCTGCGCTGATGGTTGTGCGCACGGTGCCCGGAGAGGCCTCCGTCACGCTGCCGGATGCAGGGGCAAAACTCTTTGCTCCGTCGGCGGCGCGCAATCTGGAGCCGATCGCGGATCTTCTGGCCCGGATTGCCCCGCAACCCGACAGTGCGGATGGCCCTCGCCCCCGCGCGCTGGAAATTGCCAGCGGCACCGGGCAGCATGTGGTCGGCTTTGCCGGCCGCTGCGCGCATCTGGACTGGCAGCCCAGCGATGTGAACCCGGCACGCCTGACCAGCATCAATGCCTATACCGGTGACAGCGGCTGTCGCAATATCGCGACGGCGATCCAGCTCGATGCCACCGAAGCCCCCTGGCCCGACGGGCTGGGCCGCTTTGATCTGATCGTGCTGTGCAATCTGCTGCATCTGATCAGTACGCCCGAGGCCCAGACCCTGATCCGCGAGGCCGCGCGCCATCTGGCGGCGGGCGGGCACTTCCTGATCTACGGCCCGTTCATGCGCGGCGGTGAGCTGACCAGCGAGGGCGACCGCGGCTTTCACGCCAAGCTGACCGCCCATGACCCGGAGGTCGGTTACAAGGATGATTTCGACGTGATGGACTGGCTGCAAGACAGCGGGCTGGAGATGCGCCAGGTGATCGAGATGCCCGCCAACAATCTGGCGCTGGTGGCGATACGTCAATCGAGGTGAGAGCTGGCACATAGGTGACCGCGTCGGCCCTGCGCCACGTCAGGCACCGGTCAGATATTTAGCTGCATCGTCGACTTGGTGCGGTCCATAGTGACAAAGGTGCGGAACTTCCGAATATTGTCATTCGGAAAAAACAGCCGTTGCGTCAGCGCTTCATATTCCGACATGTCCCCAACGATCGCCACAAGGATGAAATCCACTTCGCCGGTGACATAGTAGCATTGCTGGATTTCCGGAGCGTCTTGGAAGCTGCGCTTGATATCGTCGATCCGGCCTGCTGTCTCGGCCCTCAGTTCGACCTCCACAAGAATGGTCAGCGGCAGGCCGACCGTCTTCGGCTCGATCTGGGCGGCCTGGGTCGAAATCACGCCATCCGCCTCCATGCGCCGGATACGCCGCTGGACCGATGCGGTCGACAGATTGACCATCTCGCCGATCTGACGCTGTGGCTTGGTGCAGTCCTGTTGCAGGATCCGCAGGATCGCCAGATCATAGGAATCCAGCCCCTGTGATAAATTTTCTTTTCCCATGCCATATCTGTGCGCAATTTTTGCACGGCAGTCCATGATTCCGAAGCCATATACCATGTAAAGCGACGTATTTTTGCGCAGGCGAAAAAAAGGATCGTATGATGCTAGACATATTCAGAACCACCAAACCAGATGTCTTTACCACCCAACCAAGGTTGGGGCCGAAGGTTCAGGACGCTCTGCCACGTCGCGGATTTGACGAGGCTGCCCGCGAAATCGGCACCTGGGACGGCTACCAGCCGACCCCGATGCCAAATTTGATCAGCCTTGCGGACAGGCTGGGCATTCAGGCGATCCACTACAAACACGAAGGACCGAGGTTCGGTCTGGGCAGTTTCAAAGCCTTGGGTGGGGCCTATGCTGTTCTGCGCGTGCTTCAGCGCGAGCTGTCAGAGACCACGGGCCGGGCCATCACCGTCGAAGACCTGCACAGCGGCAGTTTCGCAGGTCAGATTTCGGAGATCACCGTGATTTCGGCAACCGATGGCAATCACGGCCGGTCGGTGGCCTGGGGCGCGCAGCGGTTTGGGGCGACGTGCCGAATTTACATCCATGCCGAAGTGAGCCGCTTTCGCGCCGAAGCGATGCAGGCGCTGGGAGCCGAGGTTATTCGCGTCGATGGCGACTATGATGCAACGGTTGCGCAGACCCGTA of the Phaeobacter sp. A36a-5a genome contains:
- a CDS encoding ABC transporter permease, which produces MIRLEKRPQPSRVWSMATPLVAVLATMIAGGLLFAALGKNPVEAIRTIFWDPLFGEFAFYYRPQLLVKGAPLVLIAIGLSLGFRAGIWNIGAEGQYIMGAICGAGAGLALYPTDSALIFPLMVVAGALGGWAWAMIPAVLKTRFGTNEILVSLMLVYVAEQFLASVSLGLLKNPEGFGFPGSRNLQSWDSAHNAELITGTGMHWGVVAALIAVIFAYVLLNRHMLGYHIRLTGEAPRAARFAGVNPTRLVLFCLGTSGALAGLAGLFEVSGPSGQISIDFNVGYGFTAIIVAFLGRLHPVGILLAGGLMALTYIGGDIAQSNMGLPSAAIQVFQGMLLFFLLALDLLTNFRIALSKPEVV
- a CDS encoding ABC transporter permease; translated protein: MDLSAINPVLLIASLMVAATPILIAAIGELVVEKSGVLNLGVEGMMITGAIAGFATAVETGSPLIGFLAAAVAGAALSVLFGFLTLVAQANQVASGLALTLFGLGLSALMGQSYVGVKPPQMSDIHIPVLSDLPVIGPILFGHDIILYFGIALTAAVWALLKFSRAGLVLRAVGENHDAAHALGYKVIRIRLMAIMFGGACAGIGGAYISLIRVPQWTEGMTAGVGWIALALVVFASWKPWRALLGAYLFGGVTVVQLNLQAAGVAIPVEYLAMSPYVITIIVLVILSADKSSAPAALGRNFHASR
- a CDS encoding BMP family ABC transporter substrate-binding protein codes for the protein MKLTNLLTSAAVALGLATGAALAEDKTKVGFVYVGPVGDGGWTYEHDQGRKAVVAEFGDKVETVYVENVAEGPDAERVMTQMALEGADLIFTTSFGYMDPTINVAKKFPNVKFEHATGYKRADNVSTYSARFYEGRAVQGHIAGHMTESNIIGYIGSYPIPEVIRGINSAYLHAKKVNPDVQFKIVWAFTWFDPAKEADAAKVLIEQGADVILQHTDSTAPQAAAQAAGNVITFGQASDMAEYGPKPRVSSIIDNWAPYYIARTKAVIDGTWTSSDTWDGIGAGMVGIGEISDAVPADVKASALELKAALADGSYHAFTGPIKKQDGSDWLAEGETADDGTLAGMNFYVEGLEGDIPQ
- a CDS encoding cupin domain-containing protein; translated protein: MKKITATAFTGEKAWDALDIERISDATVRLHWTDAPYKWHVNDGPEVFVVLDGEVDMHVRIDGAERILRLLPGDIFHAESGDEHVAHPDGPVRALVIETAGSI
- a CDS encoding Lrp/AsnC family transcriptional regulator, whose translation is MPYPRLLWLMWFISTAMLRLRQRIGYLRSDVISLPIGEFNVDRTDKRILAVLERNARTSAAEIGRQIGLSRTAVQDRLSKLETRGVISGYRVQLSEPQDDLIRAVLFVRIAVRPCTDALTWMASLEGVQEVLSLSGEIDAIVRCAVPDVAALTALNDRIGASDWIAGSNSNVVLRTLR
- a CDS encoding CDP-alcohol phosphatidyltransferase family protein, with the translated sequence MFDSKIRPLIDPMLNAQGQVIARAGISANQVTLLGLALGLLAAGMIACSLFALALLPLLLSRLADGLDGAVARASEPSDFGGYLDITCDFLFYGAVPLAFVLADPVQNGVAGAFLLMTFYVNGTSFLGYAVLAEKHKMTSTARGVKTLYFTGGLLEGAETIGFFVLLCLLPAWFAPMAWVFGALCLVTATSRVLLALRVFRRD
- a CDS encoding aldo/keto reductase is translated as MSTELISLDGTPASPLAFGTMQFGGRADAAQSAEMYQACRAAGVTHFDTAWVYTEGRSEALLGQLIREDRDSLLIATKVAYTGGAGPDNIRRQLDQSRARLGQDMVDILYLHRYDEETDLRETLACLAELRDAGQIRYLGLSNFAAWQVMKAIMIGQEFDLRPAILQPMYSLLKRQVEVEILPMCADQGLHVAPYSPLGGGMLTGKYSSAQQAGHSRGRLDEDPRYAERYGQPWMQESARALADLAAELEVDPASLAVAWAAAYGRNVTPIISARSLAQLRPSLAALEIEMTPDLYARMSALSPRPAPATDRLEEQQ
- a CDS encoding NAD(P)/FAD-dependent oxidoreductase, giving the protein MTAVDYLIIGGGLAGLSAAAALAPRGRVLVLEREEALGYHSSGRSAAMFEANYGPAPVQALSRASEAHHRAHGCLNPRGLLLVGRADQAARFEADCAELDLTQISVAAVCQMVPVLDPEQVKFAASHDAAQDLDADLLLQGFARELRAHGGDIRTRAAVTGLDRSTAGWQVSCGDDVITATTIINAAGAWADELAQMAGIAPIGLQPKRRSMARLPAPGGHDVTTWPMIMGVGESWYAKPDAGKLLVSPADADPVPPQDAYADDMVLAEGLARYEEMVTTPVTRVEHNWAGLRSFVADGVPVLGPDPAVASFVWCAGQGGYGVQSSPAAGRLIADLVTGQTPDIDATNVAALSPERLR
- a CDS encoding DUF938 domain-containing protein, which gives rise to MVVRTVPGEASVTLPDAGAKLFAPSAARNLEPIADLLARIAPQPDSADGPRPRALEIASGTGQHVVGFAGRCAHLDWQPSDVNPARLTSINAYTGDSGCRNIATAIQLDATEAPWPDGLGRFDLIVLCNLLHLISTPEAQTLIREAARHLAAGGHFLIYGPFMRGGELTSEGDRGFHAKLTAHDPEVGYKDDFDVMDWLQDSGLEMRQVIEMPANNLALVAIRQSR
- a CDS encoding Lrp/AsnC family transcriptional regulator, with the translated sequence MGKENLSQGLDSYDLAILRILQQDCTKPQRQIGEMVNLSTASVQRRIRRMEADGVISTQAAQIEPKTVGLPLTILVEVELRAETAGRIDDIKRSFQDAPEIQQCYYVTGEVDFILVAIVGDMSEYEALTQRLFFPNDNIRKFRTFVTMDRTKSTMQLNI